Below is a window of Methanocaldococcus jannaschii DSM 2661 DNA.
ACGGGTAATCCATAAGAAAATAAATCCCTAATTAATTTTTTGAAAATAAAAATTTCTCTCTAAAGAAATCTGGAAAAATCCTTTTGATAAATATGTATTCATAAATTAAAATCATTAAAACTGGACTAACGTGTATGCATACGTTGGAACAAAAACATCATGCACCCCAAAAATATAGATAAATATAGATAAATACTGCAGATAAAACCAAAATTAAGAAATTTTAACAAAATTTTATTGTTCCAAAATATTTCTGATTTTGAAAGCCCAATATGCCATTAGAGATGATATCCATTATATATCCAATTATTAAAATTACTAAAACATTAACAACTAAATCTAAATGTCCATAAATTGTCCTTGATTATTTATATAAAACTCTGCAATAAATGGAGCTAACAAAATTATCAAAATCGTTATAACCTTAGTTCCCATCAAATAGATAAATATATAAACTCTTAACTTTAATATATCGATAAAAAATAGTGGAGGTGATAGCGTTATCAAAAAATCAAAAATTCCGAGAGTTAAGCGTTTAATAAAGCTTATGCGAGCTAAGTTTTATCCGATAGTTGCAAAGTATAAATCACCCTATATCCTTAGAGAGATAATCTCTCTAATCGACTTAATAATCTTTTCGGTTTTATGCATGATATATTTTGCAGGAGTGTATAAATGTGGATATGAGTTTTTAATTGAATATTTACAATTATTAGACGAAATCACTTTGTGATTTCGTTGCTCTTCGCTTCGCTCCGATTCCCAAAATGTTGTTCATCGATGCAATGCCAATTAAAACAAAAGAGCTTGTGAGGAAAACTCGACATGAGAGGATAGGAATTTCAAAGCTTATTAAAAAAACAGTAGTATTGGTTACAATCCATCGAAAAAATGTTGGTATTTTGGATATAAAGCAACTTTCATTACCGATGGGAAGTATTTAATGTTACTGTTTATAAATCCAGCAAATCAGCACGATAAGGATATTTTAGAGGAAAATTATAAAGAAATCATTAGGGACTTCAAAAACTGTGTAATAATCGGAGATAAGGGCTATATTGATAAAGGTCTCCAAAATCTATTTAAACTCGGAGGCGTTTATTTCATCCCAATAAAAAGAAAAAACATGATAAAACCGAATGAAGAAGCTAAAAAATATAAAGAGCTGAATAAATTAAGAAAGGCAATCGAAACAAACTTATCCAAATTGGCAGAGTCATTCCCAAGGCACATCCGAGCTGTAAGCAAGAAAGGTTTAAGTGCTAAGCTTTTACTCTTCACAATCGCTTACAACATACAACATAAAAGAATCAATAAATGAATAAAAACATTTAAATGTGTAATGAGAACTACGGTTATATTAAATTATAAACACATGTCTCAAGATTTATACTATAATACATAAATATTTAATAGTAATATATTTATTAATAGTAGCTACCACTAAGTTATTACGTCCTTATTAAGCTAAGTCAATATTTTTTAGTATTTATTTTCTTAATTTCTAAGAAAAAGCTAAATATATCTGGGGATTATAATGATATACATTCACAAAAAAATAAAAAATCCTATAAAAGATGGAATTGAAATTGGAGAAGAAATAAAAAGAAATGTGGGAAGAGCATCTTTAATAATATTTATAACGTCAATATTAGAGAGAGATAAACTAAAACAGGTATTTGATGGAATGAAACAACATATTCCATTGGATAATCTCATTGGATGTTCTACAGGAGGAACATTTAGCGGAAAAGATTACATAAAAGAAGATGGGGTTTTAATATTAGCTTTTGATGAGTATTACAAAAGTGCAATATCTTGTGAAAAAGTAGATAGGGAGGCTGAATATGTAGGTAAGAAGATAGCCGATAAAATAAAAACCTGTATCAGAGATAAATATCCAAAATTGGATATAGATGATAATTTTTTAGGATTCGTGTTTTTTGATTGGAATGTAGATAGTGAGCAGGAGATATTAGATGTTTTAGGGAGAGAACTTACAATCCCAATTATCGGAGGGACTGCTGCAGATGATGGTTCATTTGATAAGTTTTTCCAAATTTACAAAGGGGAGGTTGTTAAAGATTGCTGTGTATTTGGAGTTGTTGGAGGAAAATTAAAGTTCGATTTAATTTATGGACATGGATATGAGCCAACAGATATATATGCAAGGGTTACTAAAGCTGAGGGGAAAGTAGTTTATGAATTAGATGGAAAGCCAGCTTATCAAAGATATTTAGAGATGCTCTCAGAATATACAAAACTACCAATGGATATTATTAAAAAATATTTCTACAGAGATTTAAGGCGTTTAGATTTTTACTTAGTGCATCCTCTTGGATTTATGGACATTAATGGGAATTATATCACTGCTTTCTTGGAAAGAGTTGAAGAAAATACTTTAGTATTTAGGAGGGATATATTAGAAGGAAGTTTCCTTGTATTAATGAAAACGGATATTGAAAAGCAGGTAAAATCAATTGTTGATGAACTAAAAAAGGCTGAAGATTTTGAAAATCCACTAATATTTATAAATGAATGTTATGGAAGAGAAGTGCTAAAAAACTCAATGTTTAGGGAGTTTGAAGAAGATATTCTTAAATATTTCCTAAATTTCTATAAAGCAGGTAAAAAAGTTGAAGAGTATGTTATAGAGGACAATTGCATTGGCTGGCTAAGTTATGGCGAAACCATAGCAAAGGACTTAATAAGATTCCACAATAATTTATCATTTACTGGAGTTATATTTGAATTATCGCAAAGTAGTAATATAAACTGGAGAGAAGAGTTAAAAAATTTCAATTTTGAAGATGATGAGATAGAAGTAATTGTTAATCTAATTAATAAACAGCTAACAGCTAAAGAGTTATTGCAATTAACGAACTTGTCTCAAACTAAGCTTTACCACATACTAAACAAATTAGAGAAAGAGGGGATTATAAAGTCTGTAAGTGGGAAACCAAAGTTATATTATATTGATAACATAAAGGAGATTTTACAAAAAACTCATGAAAAAATAGAGCATGAAAACATGGTTAAGAAAATTAAAAGGAAAAAGTTATTAAGATTACTTTAAACTAATTAATCTATTTGCTCTTTATTAAAATAACCTTTTATTTACATACGAAAATAAGCTTTCTATCAACCTTTTTAGAAAAAAGGTTGATCAAAAACTAATTTAGCGGTTTCCTTATTTATCAGAATAATCGTTTATTCACATATGAGAATAGGCTTTCAATATCTCTAATACCACTATTTGTATAGATAAATATCTCATGCCTAATTTTTGTATTTACTTTAATTCCTCTATGTCTAAACTCCTCTATTATGGCTTTAGCCAACATTCTGCCTCTTCTATCAAAGTCAGTTAATAGAATAACTTCTTTAACTCTTTTCCTTACAAGTTCATCAGCTATTAAATAAATAGGAGTTTTAGCTATTATAATAAAAGTTCCTTCAACTCCTAACTTCTCTAAGCTTTCAACATCTCTCTTTCCTTCAACAATAATTGGTTTTTCCTCTGCTTCAATCTTTAACTCCTCAATAACTTCTAATAATTTTTCAAAGTATTCATCCCTTCTCATAGCCATCCAACCTTTTACTAAAAGGTTGATCAAAACGGATGCACTACCTCGCTACGCTCGGCAGTGCCTCTTAATTATGCCTATGAAGGTAACGGAAGTTATAAATCCCCAATTATCGGTTTTAAGATTAATTTTTGTTCTTCAGTAGTAATATTTTTCAAAATCTTCTTTATTAGCTTTTTATCCTCTTCATTTGCAGAACTATACATTCCAGCAAGCAAATATATAAAATCTTCTAAAAGCTCTGGTCTTTTCTCACTAACTTTAAGCAGTATTTTTAAAGCAGAGTTTCTCTTATCTGTATTCAACAACTCCCTAATACTATGTATGTTATTCGGATATTTAAATATAACGTTTGATATAACATCTATCATTAATTTATCCTCTCCCCTATAATTACCAATTTCATTAATCAATATTGGAAGAACAAGCTCATTTGGGTAGTTTTTAAAAAATTCCAAAGCCATTAGTCTTAATTTCTTTGTTGAGTATATCATTTCAGCAATCTTTGGAATTAATAAATTTATTTTTTCTTCATCTAACAATTTCTCATCAATAAACTTTTTAACCCCATTGATAAAAGCTAATTTTGAATAATAACCTTCCGCCATATTTATAATCTCTCCAATCTTATCAACTCTATTTAAAGATGCATAAATCATAATTTTGTTTGCATTTAATACATCTTTATCTTCCATCTCTGCCTTTTCAGTTACCTCCAAAATTTTCTTAGCTAAATTATCATCTATTTTATTGTTGTTAATCACAATCCCAGACAAATAAGTTATAAGTTCTCCATCTCTTTTAACATCTTCTAAAAACTCATGAATATCTATTAGGTTTAGATTTTTAACCCCTATTAATTCCATTGTTCTATAAAATTCATAACCAAGTTTTTCAGATATCTTTAAATCATTATAATGGATATCATTTTTTAAACAAATCTCTGCTACAATCTCCTCTATCAATCTCATGGCAACATTGCATTTCCTTATTTCCTCTTCCATCATTAACAAATGTCTAAATCCTCCCATAAATTTCTCTTCTTCTAATTTATAAACTAACTCTTTCAATCGCTTATGTTCATTAATTAAAAATTCTAAATGCTCTTTTTTTGCAAATTCTTTTAATATTCTTAGAGATGATATTTTTAATCCTAAATTCATCTTTTTTGCATACATCAATGTTTTATTTTCTATATATTTTTTTAACTCATTATTATTTTGAGCTATCTTCTTAAGTTCTCTTATGGCAGCGGTTTTTGCTTTCCCATATCCATAATTTAAAAATCTAAATAATAAATCAACCTTCTTTTTTGAATCTTTTTTTAATGATATTAATTTAACTCCAACAAACTGCTTCTCTTCATCCCCAGTATATAAAAAGTCTTTTAAAAACTCTCTATTGTAAAAGTTAGCAGGAAGTTTGATATTTTCTCTTAAAATTATATTTAGGGTAGTTTTTCCATGAGATTTTAGTAGTGATTTTATTTGCTCATCTGATAACTCAGCTGGAATATCCAATTTTTCAAATAGCTGTTTAAATTTTCTATATAGCTTCTTATCTTCATCCCCCAATAAGGAGACACTTAAATGACCCCTTAGGATATTTTTTTGTTCGTCAGTTAAAGAATCAACTATATTCAACAATATATTTATTGTAAGTTCCCTCTCATCTTTTTCTGAGGAATATAACTTATTAGCTAAGATTTTTAATATCATCTCTGAATTATAATTTTTTAATAAGATTTTTATACTTTCTTCCATGTTTTTACTTTTTGTATGTTCAAGGATGGCTCTAAAGAAAATATTTCCTTCTTTCATATTTTGTAGGAATAAATAAACTATTTTTTCATCCAAAGGTTTTTTTGCAATTTCAAGTATTGCCTCTTCAACACTCTCTTTGTTGGTTATTTTCTTTAATATTTCTTCCGCCTCTTTGGCTATAATTCTTTTTTCATTTAAATTTAAGAGGATATAATATAGATATCTCTCAATTACCTCGTTATCTAACCTTTTTAAAACCAACAATGCTCTTCTTACATCATCTTTTTTGTTAGATGTAAATAACTCATCTAAAAAACTTAAAATATCTGAATAACTATTAATTAACTTAGCTAATTTATCATATTTCCCCTGTCTTAAATACTTTAAAAACTCTTCCCTCTCCATATTATCACAATAATAAAATATCCTAAAGAAAAATATAATATTTTCTGGTGAGATTATGAAGAGTGAGATAACTAATGTTGATGTGTGCTGTGTTGTGGATGAATTACAAAACCTCATTAACGGTAGATTAGATAAAGCGTTTTTGATTGATAATGAGCAAAACAGAGAGTTGATATTAAAAATCCATGTTCCTGAGGGCGGGAGTAGAGAGCTTGTTATAAGCATTGGTAAATATAAGTATATAACTTTAACAAATTATGAGAGGGAAAAACCAAAACTTCCACCCTCTTTTGCCATGTTATTAAGAAAATATTTAAAAAATGCCAAATTAATAAAAATTGAGCAGGTAAATTTTGATAGAGTAGTTATTTTCCACTTTGAAACAAGAGATGGGATTTATAAATTGGTTGCTGAGCTGTTTGGGGATGGAAATATCATATTTTTAAATAATGAGGATACAATTATAGCTCCGCTTAGGGTTGAGAGATGGAGTACGAGAAATATAGTCCCTAAGGAAAAATACAAATTCCCTCCACAAAAGCCACTAAATCCATATAATTTAGAGTTTTCTATCGCCTATGAGGTTTTTAAAGATTATTTCTTGAATAATAAAGGGGTTGAATGCGTTAGATTAATATCAAGAGTCTTTGGTATTGGAGGACTTTACGCTGAAGAGATTTGTGAAAGAGCTGAAATAGACAAGAAAAAGAGAGATTTAAGTGAAGAAGAAATTAAAAAGCTCTTTGAAGCTTCTAAAAATCTATTTGATGAAATTTTTAACAATAGAAAGCCACAGATTGTTTTAAAGGATAATGAATACTTTGACGTTGTGCCTATTGATTTAAAAAAATACAAAGGTTTAGAGAAAAAGTACTATAACAGCTTTTTAGAGGCTGTTGATGACTACTTTGCCAAATTTTTAACAAAAGTTGTAGTTAAAAAAGAAAAATCAAAAATTGAGAAAGAAATTGAGAGACAAGAAAATATATTGAGAAGGCAGTTAGAGACATTGAAGAAGTATAAAGAAGATGCAGAGAAAAACCAAATTAAAGGGGATTTAATTTATGCAAACTATCAAATTGTTGAAGAATTGCTGAATGCTATAAGGCAGGCAAGAGAAAAAATGGATTGGGCAAGAATAAAAAAGATAATTAGAGAAAATAAAGAGCATCCAATTTTAGGATTGATTGAAAATATAAATGAAAATATTGGAGAGATAATTATTAGATTAAAATCTGAGGTTGATGATAAAGTTATAGAAGAAAGAGTTTCTTTAGATATAAGAAAAAATGCATTTGAAAATGCTGAAAGCTACTATGAAAAGGCTAAAAAGTTGAGAAATAAAATTGAAGGAATAGAAAATGCTATTGAGCTAACTAAAAAGAAGATAGAAGAGCTTAAAAAGAAAGGAGAGGAAGAGTTGAAAGAAAAAGAATCCATGCAGATGAAGAAAAAAATTAGGAAGGAAAGAAAGTGGTATGAGAAATTTAAATGGACTGTTATTAATGGATTCTTAGTTATTGCTGGAAAAGATGCAATAACAAACGAGATTATTATCAAAAAATATACTGATAAAGATGATATTGTATTCCACGCAGATATCCAAGGGGCTCCATTCACAGTTATAAAAACTCAAGGTAAAGAGGTTGATGAAGAGACATTGGAAGAGGTTGCTAAATTCTCCGTCTCTCATTCAAGGGCTTGGAAGCTTGGATATGGGGCTATAGATACCTACTGGGTTAAGCCAGAGCAGATATCAAAAACAGCTGAGAGTGGGGAATATTTAAAAAGAGGGGCATTTGTAATTAGAGGAGAGAGGCATTATTATAGAAATACACCTTTAGAATTAGGTGTTGGAGTTATTGAATACGATGGAGATGTAAAAATAACAACAGCACCTCCAAAAACTTTACAAAAGAGTTTTATTAAGTGGGTTTTATTAAAACCTTCAAATAAGGAGAAGGGAAAGGTTGTTAAAGAGTTAAAAGAGATATTTAAAGATTACGGAATTGATGATGAAGATATTTTGAGAGTTCTTCCTCCCGGGGGATGCGAAATAGTTAAAAAATAATTATTTATTTTCAACTAACTCAACTATAACTTTTTTTAATGAGTTTCCAAATGGACAGTTTATTTTCTCATTTAAAACCTGTTTTATTTTGTATTTTTCCCCTTCTTTTATTCCCTCGGAATTGCAAAAACTATAATACTCGCAATCAAAGTTATCACAAGTTATTGGTTCATGATTTAAAACAACTCCTTCAAGTGCCTTTTTTGACTCAATCATAATTGTCAAATCAGCTAACACTACTTCAACAACCTTAACTCCTCCCTCATGAACTATACAAGGATGATTTGCTGACCTAACTGAGACTATCTTATATTTCCTTCCTACTTCCAAATTTCCATGGCATAGTCTTTTAAACTTGCAATTTTTACACTCTTCAATCTCGCCTAAGTATATAAACTCTCCTCCCGTCTTTGCTAATTTACTACCAATTAGAGTTATTTTGCTCTCTTTGCTCATAATTATCCCAATCAGAATTAAATGTTAAATGTTGATAACGATACAAAATTAATATTTACTTCATTATTTAAAATAAATGTGTTTCTATGACAAAAATTCATTCCCGTATTTTTACTCCAATAAACTTAGATGCCAACTCTAAATAATATCTCCCCAACTCCTCCCTAAAATAAGTTAAGTCAAGATATTTAGCTTTATGGTCTTCTAAGTAAATAGCCCTATCTCCCAAAGCAGTTAATAAATCCAACGAACTTGTAACTATAATAAAAGAGCTATCTCCTAATTTTTCTCTATCTTCCATAATTATCTCAGCCAACGATTTAACTCCTTCAAACCACTTACTTAAGACACCACTAACTAATAAATTAACCGCTGAATTATCCTCATCTATTAAAATAAGCTTAGTTTTATTTTTTATAGCTCTTTGTATCTGATAAGCCATATACATTGAGCCAGAGGCAGTTCCATAAACTGCTTTAGGGCTTCCTTTAATTCCTGGAGGGAGTTTTTGGAAAAATAGGCTTATATCCTGCCCACTCATTTCCATACTCCCAGTTGATGCCTTAGATAAACTTTTAGTGGTTATTATAAATTCCCTCCCATCTCCAATTAAATGGTCGTCTCTCCCACTATCTATTGCCTGCAGAAGGGTTGTTTTTCCCTGAGCATTTCTTCCGGTTATTATAAATATCTCCTTCTTTTTTATCCCTAATCCTTTAACTTTTTTACCATATTTAAGCTCTATCTCTATAGGTTCAAGTTCTTCTGGACATTCAAAAGGAATATTTACATCTTTAGGCCCTGCTATCCTATAATGCCTTCTAACTTCAGTGTATTTCCTTGCCGGCTTTGAATTATTTGCTATAAAGCAAACTAAACCAAGCTCATCCAACTTGTCCCTAAGGTATTTTTGATTTATTATATTTTTAGCTTCATCAATTAATAAATCAATTGGAATTTTTTTAATGAACTTATCTAAGTCATTACAAAGTTCATTGATTTGTTTAACAATTTCTTTACTGTCTTTTTCTTTAAAAATCATTCTAAGCATTAAATAAATTTTATCTCCTTCGATGTAGTTGTATTTATCAACTTTCCACAAGTCATAACCCAAATTTAAATTACAATTGACTACTGTTAAAGGTTCATAAAGAGCTTTATATATTCTACCAAAATATCCAGCTAAAGGAAGAAATCTCTTTTTCTTAATTATTTCCTGCTTTATCTCTTCAATAACTCTTTGTGTAGCTCCTTCTATTCCATCCTTATATTCAGAAAGTTTTAAAAAATTTTTATTTTCAAAAACAAAGGGAAGAACTACTTTTATATTACCATCTGGCTGTTTTACTGCATAATATAGCTTATTTTTATTACTTTTAGTTAAAAGAGTGGTGTTTAGAAATTCATTTCCTTTTAAATTGTTTATAACCTCATCTACAAACATAAAAATCCCTAATAATTTTTAATTATAAAGATAATAAAATTTAAAGATTTAATAAATAACGCCTCTCAGACAGTGCCGGAACCATAG
It encodes the following:
- a CDS encoding FIST N-terminal domain-containing protein — translated: MIYIHKKIKNPIKDGIEIGEEIKRNVGRASLIIFITSILERDKLKQVFDGMKQHIPLDNLIGCSTGGTFSGKDYIKEDGVLILAFDEYYKSAISCEKVDREAEYVGKKIADKIKTCIRDKYPKLDIDDNFLGFVFFDWNVDSEQEILDVLGRELTIPIIGGTAADDGSFDKFFQIYKGEVVKDCCVFGVVGGKLKFDLIYGHGYEPTDIYARVTKAEGKVVYELDGKPAYQRYLEMLSEYTKLPMDIIKKYFYRDLRRLDFYLVHPLGFMDINGNYITAFLERVEENTLVFRRDILEGSFLVLMKTDIEKQVKSIVDELKKAEDFENPLIFINECYGREVLKNSMFREFEEDILKYFLNFYKAGKKVEEYVIEDNCIGWLSYGETIAKDLIRFHNNLSFTGVIFELSQSSNINWREELKNFNFEDDEIEVIVNLINKQLTAKELLQLTNLSQTKLYHILNKLEKEGIIKSVSGKPKLYYIDNIKEILQKTHEKIEHENMVKKIKRKKLLRLL
- a CDS encoding toprim domain-containing protein, with protein sequence MRRDEYFEKLLEVIEELKIEAEEKPIIVEGKRDVESLEKLGVEGTFIIIAKTPIYLIADELVRKRVKEVILLTDFDRRGRMLAKAIIEEFRHRGIKVNTKIRHEIFIYTNSGIRDIESLFSYVNKRLF
- a CDS encoding transposase; its protein translation is MTDGKYLMLLFINPANQHDKDILEENYKEIIRDFKNCVIIGDKGYIDKGLQNLFKLGGVYFIPIKRKNMIKPNEEAKKYKELNKLRKAIETNLSKLAESFPRHIRAVSKKGLSAKLLLFTIAYNIQHKRINK
- a CDS encoding UPF0179 family protein, which encodes MSKESKITLIGSKLAKTGGEFIYLGEIEECKNCKFKRLCHGNLEVGRKYKIVSVRSANHPCIVHEGGVKVVEVVLADLTIMIESKKALEGVVLNHEPITCDNFDCEYYSFCNSEGIKEGEKYKIKQVLNEKINCPFGNSLKKVIVELVENK
- a CDS encoding ligand-binding sensor domain-containing protein, yielding MEREEFLKYLRQGKYDKLAKLINSYSDILSFLDELFTSNKKDDVRRALLVLKRLDNEVIERYLYYILLNLNEKRIIAKEAEEILKKITNKESVEEAILEIAKKPLDEKIVYLFLQNMKEGNIFFRAILEHTKSKNMEESIKILLKNYNSEMILKILANKLYSSEKDERELTINILLNIVDSLTDEQKNILRGHLSVSLLGDEDKKLYRKFKQLFEKLDIPAELSDEQIKSLLKSHGKTTLNIILRENIKLPANFYNREFLKDFLYTGDEEKQFVGVKLISLKKDSKKKVDLLFRFLNYGYGKAKTAAIRELKKIAQNNNELKKYIENKTLMYAKKMNLGLKISSLRILKEFAKKEHLEFLINEHKRLKELVYKLEEEKFMGGFRHLLMMEEEIRKCNVAMRLIEEIVAEICLKNDIHYNDLKISEKLGYEFYRTMELIGVKNLNLIDIHEFLEDVKRDGELITYLSGIVINNNKIDDNLAKKILEVTEKAEMEDKDVLNANKIMIYASLNRVDKIGEIINMAEGYYSKLAFINGVKKFIDEKLLDEEKINLLIPKIAEMIYSTKKLRLMALEFFKNYPNELVLPILINEIGNYRGEDKLMIDVISNVIFKYPNNIHSIRELLNTDKRNSALKILLKVSEKRPELLEDFIYLLAGMYSSANEEDKKLIKKILKNITTEEQKLILKPIIGDL
- the rqcH gene encoding ribosome rescue protein RqcH → MKSEITNVDVCCVVDELQNLINGRLDKAFLIDNEQNRELILKIHVPEGGSRELVISIGKYKYITLTNYEREKPKLPPSFAMLLRKYLKNAKLIKIEQVNFDRVVIFHFETRDGIYKLVAELFGDGNIIFLNNEDTIIAPLRVERWSTRNIVPKEKYKFPPQKPLNPYNLEFSIAYEVFKDYFLNNKGVECVRLISRVFGIGGLYAEEICERAEIDKKKRDLSEEEIKKLFEASKNLFDEIFNNRKPQIVLKDNEYFDVVPIDLKKYKGLEKKYYNSFLEAVDDYFAKFLTKVVVKKEKSKIEKEIERQENILRRQLETLKKYKEDAEKNQIKGDLIYANYQIVEELLNAIRQAREKMDWARIKKIIRENKEHPILGLIENINENIGEIIIRLKSEVDDKVIEERVSLDIRKNAFENAESYYEKAKKLRNKIEGIENAIELTKKKIEELKKKGEEELKEKESMQMKKKIRKERKWYEKFKWTVINGFLVIAGKDAITNEIIIKKYTDKDDIVFHADIQGAPFTVIKTQGKEVDEETLEEVAKFSVSHSRAWKLGYGAIDTYWVKPEQISKTAESGEYLKRGAFVIRGERHYYRNTPLELGVGVIEYDGDVKITTAPPKTLQKSFIKWVLLKPSNKEKGKVVKELKEIFKDYGIDDEDILRVLPPGGCEIVKK
- a CDS encoding ABC-ATPase domain-containing protein yields the protein MFVDEVINNLKGNEFLNTTLLTKSNKNKLYYAVKQPDGNIKVVLPFVFENKNFLKLSEYKDGIEGATQRVIEEIKQEIIKKKRFLPLAGYFGRIYKALYEPLTVVNCNLNLGYDLWKVDKYNYIEGDKIYLMLRMIFKEKDSKEIVKQINELCNDLDKFIKKIPIDLLIDEAKNIINQKYLRDKLDELGLVCFIANNSKPARKYTEVRRHYRIAGPKDVNIPFECPEELEPIEIELKYGKKVKGLGIKKKEIFIITGRNAQGKTTLLQAIDSGRDDHLIGDGREFIITTKSLSKASTGSMEMSGQDISLFFQKLPPGIKGSPKAVYGTASGSMYMAYQIQRAIKNKTKLILIDEDNSAVNLLVSGVLSKWFEGVKSLAEIIMEDREKLGDSSFIIVTSSLDLLTALGDRAIYLEDHKAKYLDLTYFREELGRYYLELASKFIGVKIRE